In Halalkalibaculum roseum, a single window of DNA contains:
- a CDS encoding dipeptidase codes for MSKVQDYIDSHKDHFKEELFELLRIPSISTNSDHKGDVLDAAHYLVDRLEALDLDRVELFETDGNPIVFGELITDESKPTVLVYGHYDVQPPDPLGKWDTPPFEPTVRNGNIYARGASDDKGQSFTHVKALEAYRKTDSKFPVNIKFIFEGEEEIGSPHLVPFIKEHKEMLECDMVLISDTAMFAEDTPSLTYGLRGLAYMEVDVVGPNRDLHSGVYGGAVDNPANVMAEIISKLKDEDGVIQIPGFYDDVVELDEEEREEYTKLPFDEEGFKKDLGLDTLHGEEGYSTLERTSARPSLDVNGLWSGYQGEGAKTVLPSEAGAKISMRLVPDQDPKEIARLFKEYVESLAPESVDVTVTEHHGGHPIVTDLSFYGLQAAAEAFKNVYDKEPLFTREGGSIPIVADFENVLGAQSILMGFGLNSDAIHSPNEKFALKDFYRGISTSAKFFELLPKYALQPEH; via the coding sequence ATGTCTAAAGTTCAGGATTATATAGATTCACATAAAGATCATTTTAAAGAAGAACTCTTTGAACTGCTTCGAATTCCCAGTATAAGTACCAACTCCGACCACAAGGGTGACGTATTGGATGCTGCTCATTACCTCGTGGATCGTCTCGAAGCACTCGACCTTGACCGGGTAGAGTTATTTGAAACCGATGGAAATCCTATCGTATTTGGTGAGTTGATCACCGACGAATCCAAGCCCACGGTACTGGTTTATGGGCACTATGATGTTCAGCCGCCCGATCCCTTAGGCAAATGGGATACCCCTCCCTTTGAACCGACCGTTCGCAACGGAAATATTTACGCCAGGGGCGCCAGTGATGACAAGGGGCAATCTTTTACTCATGTCAAGGCACTCGAAGCCTATAGAAAAACAGATTCAAAATTCCCCGTAAACATCAAATTCATCTTCGAAGGGGAAGAAGAGATAGGCTCTCCGCACCTGGTTCCTTTTATCAAGGAGCATAAAGAGATGCTGGAGTGCGATATGGTACTTATTTCTGATACGGCGATGTTTGCAGAAGATACGCCCTCCCTCACCTATGGGCTTCGCGGACTCGCCTACATGGAAGTAGATGTTGTAGGTCCTAACCGGGATCTTCATTCCGGAGTATATGGCGGAGCTGTCGATAATCCCGCAAATGTAATGGCTGAGATCATATCCAAGCTGAAAGATGAGGACGGTGTTATCCAAATTCCCGGATTTTATGACGATGTGGTCGAATTGGATGAGGAAGAACGTGAAGAGTACACCAAGCTCCCGTTTGATGAGGAGGGCTTCAAAAAAGATCTGGGACTTGATACCTTGCATGGAGAAGAAGGGTATTCCACCCTGGAGCGGACCTCAGCACGACCATCCCTTGATGTGAATGGCTTGTGGAGTGGATACCAGGGTGAAGGCGCCAAAACGGTGCTACCTTCCGAAGCAGGTGCTAAAATCAGTATGCGACTGGTTCCTGATCAGGATCCCAAGGAAATTGCCCGATTATTTAAAGAGTACGTTGAATCCCTGGCACCGGAATCCGTAGATGTGACAGTTACTGAGCATCACGGCGGGCATCCAATCGTAACAGATCTCTCTTTTTATGGACTGCAGGCGGCCGCAGAGGCATTTAAGAATGTCTATGATAAAGAGCCGCTGTTTACCCGCGAAGGAGGCTCAATTCCCATTGTAGCCGACTTTGAGAATGTACTTGGTGCACAGTCTATACTTATGGGTTTTGGACTCAATAGCGATGCCATCCATTCACCGAATGAAAAATTTGCTCTCAAAGACTTTTACAGAGGTATATCCACTTCTGCCAAATTCTTTGAGCTGCTGCCAAAATATGCCCTGCAACCGGAACATTAA
- a CDS encoding SH3 domain-containing protein, with product MKRIATGLLFAVCLMCASPGIAQENPQLIFDRGNDALVAGDYRQAVNAYSQIENQDIVSGALFLNMGISYVQMDSLGKAKYYFIKASRFEETEEEANRGLDYVEQRFSRQSAVLPKLPWDKAVDWLKLNLGASNLLGIGIILLNIGVLAFVSTWFWVPYEKITRRSGLGASAAGLLIVFLSFYVQYVSQRYSDAVMVHRQTNVVEEPQEDAPVISQAYEGYTFTVDEFRSDEQEGWSYVRMSNGLYGWIPNNEIKVL from the coding sequence ATGAAACGAATCGCTACCGGACTGCTTTTTGCCGTTTGTTTGATGTGTGCTTCTCCGGGCATTGCGCAGGAAAATCCGCAGCTCATTTTCGATCGAGGGAATGATGCACTGGTTGCGGGCGATTACCGGCAGGCGGTGAATGCTTACAGTCAGATTGAAAATCAAGATATTGTATCAGGTGCCCTGTTCCTAAATATGGGAATCAGTTATGTTCAGATGGATTCACTTGGAAAGGCCAAGTATTATTTTATCAAGGCTTCCCGTTTTGAAGAAACAGAAGAAGAGGCAAATCGGGGTCTGGATTATGTAGAACAGCGATTTAGCCGTCAATCGGCAGTTCTTCCTAAACTTCCCTGGGATAAAGCCGTAGACTGGCTCAAGCTGAATTTGGGTGCTTCTAATTTATTAGGAATCGGTATTATTCTTTTGAATATTGGCGTTCTTGCTTTTGTGAGTACCTGGTTTTGGGTACCCTATGAGAAAATTACCAGGAGATCCGGTCTTGGTGCCTCGGCCGCGGGTCTTTTAATTGTTTTTTTAAGCTTTTATGTTCAGTACGTTAGTCAGCGATATAGTGATGCTGTAATGGTTCATCGACAGACAAATGTAGTAGAAGAACCGCAGGAAGATGCCCCGGTAATAAGCCAGGCTTATGAAGGTTATACTTTTACCGTGGATGAATTTCGCAGTGATGAACAGGAAGGCTGGAGTTACGTTCGCATGAGTAACGGACTGTACGGCTGGATTCCAAATAATGAAATCAAGGTATTATAA
- a CDS encoding BatD family protein, which produces MKRTGKPFLITLLLLSLLYLFPVDSRAQSADINVVSTVSQTTVYTGERISLSVEVSGDFNNVSRPTLPEFTGFRLLSNNPSTSRSYSFVNGKTSSSYSYSYYLIAQDEGNFTIPSITVSIDGNEYNTDPIEVEIVDRSSSANQSGSNSRPEIFLRMEVSDRNPVPGQQLITDVVLFFKDGLEVNSYQPVPGWKAEGFWKEELENTERPRAESTIIDGVRYRKARLLQFALFPTKTGELSISPYEIIVSVRAASSRDDPFSSFFGGFGSNQRQVELKTDPVQLDVEPLPDIDPASYTGAVGSFRINRKISTQQALVGESIEIETTINGTGNVPLITKPDYELPEGLEIYDPQQASSLNRRNQQISGSKVFTDIVIARTPGSYTIPQTTLAYFDPSRNEYIRESLSALTFTVNSDPNAQASTEQTQSFSVKPVTGLASWTTDSSAGLAGRWWFWAGILFPAVVLGVAYWQKTYMDKMTNNTAFARSKRASTIAEERLEKAIEKSEEGHIREAYNLLQKALTGFISDKLNLPEAGLSNQSYFSALQDEGVDMELLKNIRMLLDKCATISYAPDSSHDYLKSHVGLAQSILEKLKKEL; this is translated from the coding sequence ATGAAAAGGACTGGTAAGCCTTTCTTAATAACCCTCTTATTACTTTCCCTGCTTTATCTTTTTCCCGTCGACAGCCGGGCGCAGTCGGCTGATATCAATGTTGTATCTACAGTCTCTCAAACTACTGTATATACCGGCGAAAGGATCAGTTTGTCTGTGGAGGTGAGCGGCGACTTTAATAATGTCTCCAGACCCACCCTGCCGGAATTCACCGGTTTCCGGTTGCTCAGCAACAACCCTTCTACTTCACGAAGCTATAGCTTTGTGAACGGAAAGACCAGCTCCTCCTATAGTTACTCCTACTACCTCATTGCACAGGATGAAGGAAATTTTACCATCCCTTCAATCACCGTCAGCATTGACGGAAATGAGTATAATACAGACCCCATAGAGGTGGAAATTGTAGACCGGAGCAGTTCTGCAAATCAATCGGGTTCAAATTCCAGGCCTGAAATTTTTCTTCGGATGGAGGTATCCGATAGAAATCCGGTGCCCGGACAGCAGCTAATCACCGATGTGGTTCTTTTCTTTAAGGATGGACTAGAGGTAAATTCCTATCAGCCGGTGCCCGGGTGGAAAGCCGAGGGTTTCTGGAAGGAAGAACTTGAAAATACCGAACGGCCCAGAGCCGAATCAACCATCATCGATGGGGTTCGTTACCGAAAAGCACGACTCTTGCAATTTGCCCTATTCCCGACAAAGACCGGCGAACTAAGTATCAGTCCCTATGAAATTATCGTTTCGGTACGTGCCGCATCTTCCAGGGACGATCCCTTCAGTAGCTTTTTTGGCGGATTTGGATCCAACCAGCGACAGGTGGAATTGAAAACCGATCCGGTTCAGCTGGATGTGGAGCCTCTTCCTGATATCGACCCTGCAAGCTATACCGGCGCTGTCGGTTCCTTTAGGATCAACCGGAAAATCAGTACTCAGCAAGCCCTCGTAGGTGAATCTATTGAAATTGAAACCACTATTAACGGTACCGGCAACGTACCTTTGATAACTAAGCCGGATTACGAGTTACCTGAGGGGCTGGAAATATACGATCCCCAGCAGGCGTCATCGCTGAATAGGCGTAACCAGCAGATCAGCGGCTCTAAAGTGTTTACGGATATTGTGATTGCCCGAACACCGGGTAGCTATACTATCCCCCAAACGACGCTGGCATATTTTGATCCCTCACGCAACGAGTATATTAGGGAAAGTTTGTCTGCCCTGACTTTTACTGTAAACAGTGATCCGAATGCTCAGGCCTCTACCGAACAGACCCAATCATTTTCGGTAAAACCGGTTACAGGTCTTGCAAGCTGGACTACCGATTCTTCAGCCGGTCTTGCCGGCCGTTGGTGGTTCTGGGCGGGCATTTTGTTCCCGGCAGTGGTACTGGGCGTTGCCTATTGGCAGAAAACTTATATGGATAAAATGACCAATAATACGGCTTTTGCCAGGTCTAAAAGAGCCTCTACCATAGCGGAAGAACGTCTGGAAAAAGCTATTGAGAAGTCGGAAGAGGGGCATATCAGGGAAGCTTACAACCTGTTGCAAAAAGCATTGACCGGCTTTATCAGTGATAAACTCAATTTACCTGAAGCAGGACTTTCCAACCAGAGTTATTTCTCAGCTCTTCAGGATGAAGGAGTGGATATGGAACTGCTGAAAAACATCCGGATGCTTCTTGACAAGTGCGCAACCATAAGCTATGCTCCCGACAGTTCACACGACTATTTAAAGTCACATGTGGGGCTGGCTCAAAGTATTCTAGAGAAACTGAAAAAAGAATTATAA
- a CDS encoding tetratricopeptide repeat protein, producing MKRAAVFLIGLLLMGASLDDAREANNAYRNGEYARAIELYKSAIEQNPENSKLYFNLGNALAKDGKTDEAIRYFEQFKAMTDDPEQRAMADYNIGNIHSENKEWEKATNYYKNSLRYQPMDRDAKQNYEIAIKKKEEQNQQQQQQQNSDDQQNQQQQNQQQQNQQQQNQDQQQDQNQQQQQQQQQSDQQSQQNPQQQQQSAQISKAEAEKILKALEQKEKDLLKEFKKQKTESSNSKNEKDW from the coding sequence ATGAAAAGAGCAGCAGTTTTTCTTATCGGACTTCTCCTGATGGGTGCATCTCTGGATGACGCACGTGAGGCAAATAATGCCTACCGAAACGGGGAGTATGCCAGAGCCATCGAGCTATATAAAAGTGCTATTGAGCAGAATCCCGAAAACAGCAAGCTCTATTTTAATCTTGGTAACGCCCTCGCTAAAGATGGGAAGACGGACGAGGCTATTCGTTATTTTGAGCAGTTTAAAGCCATGACGGATGATCCCGAGCAGCGGGCAATGGCCGACTACAATATCGGAAACATTCATTCTGAAAATAAGGAATGGGAAAAAGCGACCAACTACTATAAAAACTCGCTTCGTTATCAACCCATGGATCGTGATGCCAAGCAAAATTATGAGATTGCCATAAAGAAGAAAGAAGAGCAAAACCAGCAGCAACAGCAACAACAGAATTCTGACGATCAGCAGAACCAACAGCAGCAAAATCAGCAACAACAGAATCAACAGCAGCAAAATCAGGACCAGCAGCAAGATCAAAATCAGCAGCAACAACAGCAACAGCAGCAAAGCGATCAGCAGTCTCAACAAAATCCCCAGCAGCAACAGCAGTCCGCGCAAATAAGCAAGGCTGAAGCTGAGAAGATCCTCAAAGCACTTGAACAAAAAGAGAAAGACCTTTTAAAAGAGTTTAAAAAACAGAAAACTGAGTCGAGCAACAGTAAAAATGAAAAGGACTGGTAA
- a CDS encoding YebC/PmpR family DNA-binding transcriptional regulator, translated as MAGHSKWANIKHKKAKEDKKRAKIFNKHLREITVAAREGGGDPEMNPRLDTAIENAKSDNVPKDNIERAIKKGTGELDEGDGRYEEATYEGYGPGGIAYFIEVTTNNYNRTVGEIRHIFTKHGGNLGTDGSVGYLFEQKGMIRVEAQDHDEEEFMLDAIDAGAEEIEPDENFFAITTGRETMYEVKDNLEEQGYEIDSAELVRIPMTEVKVDEDTALSNFKLMEKFEDNDDVSDVFTNMKMDEETLAIAESMD; from the coding sequence ATGGCGGGGCATTCCAAATGGGCCAATATAAAGCATAAAAAGGCCAAAGAAGATAAAAAACGAGCAAAGATATTTAATAAGCACCTGCGGGAAATTACCGTAGCCGCCCGTGAAGGGGGCGGTGATCCCGAGATGAACCCCCGGCTGGATACAGCCATCGAGAATGCCAAGAGTGATAATGTACCCAAGGATAACATAGAGCGTGCCATAAAAAAGGGCACCGGTGAGCTCGATGAAGGTGACGGACGCTACGAAGAAGCCACTTATGAAGGTTACGGTCCCGGTGGAATCGCTTATTTTATTGAAGTTACCACCAATAATTATAACCGTACAGTCGGTGAAATCCGTCACATTTTTACCAAACACGGGGGCAACCTGGGTACCGATGGTTCCGTAGGATATCTTTTTGAGCAAAAAGGCATGATTCGGGTAGAGGCACAAGACCATGACGAAGAAGAATTTATGCTTGATGCAATCGATGCCGGTGCGGAGGAGATCGAACCCGATGAGAATTTCTTTGCTATCACCACCGGACGCGAGACAATGTACGAAGTCAAGGATAACCTTGAGGAGCAGGGGTATGAGATAGATTCCGCTGAGCTGGTTCGCATACCCATGACAGAGGTCAAGGTTGATGAGGATACAGCCCTTTCAAATTTCAAGCTGATGGAGAAATTTGAAGATAACGATGATGTCTCCGATGTATTCACAAACATGAAAATGGACGAAGAAACACTCGCAATCGCAGAAAGTATGGACTAA
- the bshA gene encoding N-acetyl-alpha-D-glucosaminyl L-malate synthase BshA, protein MNIGIVCYPTFGGSGVVATELAKGLAQRNHKIHILSYARPARLDTFQTNISYHEVNINSYPLFEYPPYDLALANQMANMIEFEGIDVLHVHYAIPHATSAFLAKQILGERAADIPIITTLHGTDITLVGSDASYKSVVDFSINQSDGVTAVSEYLKEETYKRFDIQKDIEVIPNFIDLDRFKKSNKSHFKKAICPNGEKIVVHVSNFREVKRVPEVISVFDQILKNDIKAKLLLVGDGPDRQRAERRCRELNMCDEVRFLGKQENVEEILSIADLFLIPSGSETFGLAALEAMSCSVPVISSNIGGLPEVNIHGETGYLCDLDDIECMARHAVDILKDEEHHEELSKNARKQAERFEMSNIVTRYEEYYKKIKSGLLKQPVS, encoded by the coding sequence ATGAATATTGGCATTGTATGTTATCCCACCTTTGGGGGCAGCGGTGTGGTTGCTACTGAATTGGCGAAGGGATTGGCGCAGCGAAACCACAAAATCCATATCCTAAGCTATGCACGACCGGCCCGTTTGGATACTTTCCAGACTAATATTTCCTACCATGAAGTGAATATCAATTCATATCCATTGTTTGAATATCCTCCTTATGATCTTGCGCTGGCCAACCAAATGGCCAATATGATAGAATTTGAGGGTATTGACGTGCTGCATGTACACTATGCCATACCTCATGCAACCAGTGCCTTTCTTGCAAAACAGATTTTGGGCGAGCGAGCAGCCGATATACCTATAATTACGACTCTTCACGGCACTGACATCACCCTGGTAGGCAGCGACGCCAGCTATAAGAGCGTTGTAGATTTCTCCATCAATCAAAGTGACGGCGTAACCGCTGTTTCAGAATACCTGAAGGAGGAAACCTACAAACGTTTTGATATTCAGAAAGATATTGAGGTAATACCGAACTTTATTGACCTGGACCGGTTCAAGAAGTCGAATAAGTCACATTTCAAGAAAGCGATTTGTCCGAACGGGGAAAAAATTGTTGTGCATGTCTCCAACTTCCGGGAGGTAAAGCGGGTGCCTGAAGTTATTTCGGTTTTCGATCAGATTCTTAAAAATGATATTAAAGCCAAGCTGCTTCTGGTAGGTGACGGACCGGATCGACAGAGAGCTGAACGTCGTTGCCGTGAACTGAATATGTGTGACGAAGTCCGATTCCTTGGGAAACAGGAAAATGTAGAAGAGATTCTTTCTATTGCCGATCTCTTCTTGATACCCTCCGGCTCGGAAACATTCGGTCTGGCTGCACTGGAAGCCATGAGCTGTAGTGTACCGGTTATCAGTTCCAATATCGGCGGACTCCCGGAAGTCAATATACATGGTGAGACCGGGTACCTTTGTGATTTGGATGATATCGAATGCATGGCCAGGCATGCTGTGGATATTTTAAAGGATGAAGAACATCATGAAGAGCTATCCAAAAATGCACGCAAACAAGCCGAGCGCTTTGAAATGAGTAATATTGTTACCCGATACGAAGAGTATTACAAAAAAATTAAGAGCGGGTTGTTGAAACAGCCGGTCAGCTAA
- a CDS encoding DUF3095 domain-containing protein, whose amino-acid sequence MQESTDRFYVELPLISNFSDAAEEEHYHDLPSDWYVVATDIVNSTAAVRDNNYKSVNILGASPIAAMLNLVDRNTIPFAFGGDGALICIPPELVKPAQKILSSCRNIGYEAYGLELRAAIIPVSYIYERGKSLKVARFKASDNYVQALFMGEGIAYSDFILKNDNQKHEPFHIRESEFSPEVNFEGLECRWKEVSHSEKEVITLLVYANPALNDSGTIYGEVMQKLRELFGFDFGTNPIDPTALSMNISLSGLMGETKLRTFGLGLIDRWKYIIKTHIEILSGKIFMKLGYKSSKTDWSLYKSDLSLNSDYRKFDDMLRVVITGKKQKRQQLEKYLDEQFESSNLAYGIHITDAAMVTCMVFEYHRAHIHFVDGSDGGYVMASRQLKEQMKALENSFLKNEGGAL is encoded by the coding sequence ATGCAGGAATCGACCGACCGTTTTTATGTAGAGCTTCCCCTGATCAGTAATTTTTCAGATGCTGCTGAAGAGGAGCATTATCACGATTTACCCTCCGATTGGTACGTTGTGGCAACAGATATAGTAAATTCTACCGCCGCTGTCAGAGATAACAATTACAAGAGCGTTAATATCCTGGGAGCCTCACCTATTGCGGCAATGCTCAACCTCGTGGATCGAAACACCATCCCATTTGCCTTCGGCGGAGACGGTGCATTAATATGCATCCCCCCGGAACTGGTGAAACCCGCCCAAAAAATACTCTCTTCGTGCAGAAATATCGGCTATGAAGCTTATGGCCTTGAACTGCGTGCAGCCATCATTCCGGTATCGTACATCTACGAGAGGGGGAAATCCTTAAAAGTAGCCCGTTTCAAAGCTTCCGATAATTATGTTCAGGCTCTGTTTATGGGAGAAGGGATTGCCTACTCCGATTTCATCCTAAAAAATGATAACCAGAAACATGAACCATTCCATATCCGTGAATCGGAGTTTTCGCCTGAGGTTAACTTTGAGGGCCTGGAATGCCGATGGAAGGAAGTCAGTCATAGCGAGAAGGAAGTTATTACTCTGCTGGTCTATGCAAATCCAGCCCTCAATGATAGCGGGACCATTTATGGAGAGGTGATGCAAAAACTCAGAGAACTATTCGGATTTGATTTTGGAACAAACCCCATCGATCCCACGGCCCTGAGTATGAATATTTCCCTATCAGGGTTGATGGGTGAAACAAAGCTTCGCACCTTTGGCTTGGGACTGATTGACCGGTGGAAATACATCATTAAAACACATATTGAGATCCTTTCCGGCAAAATATTCATGAAACTGGGCTACAAAAGCTCCAAAACTGACTGGAGCCTCTACAAAAGTGACCTTTCCCTGAATTCCGATTACCGTAAGTTTGATGACATGCTTAGAGTGGTCATAACGGGGAAAAAACAGAAGCGTCAACAACTTGAAAAATACCTGGATGAGCAGTTTGAATCATCGAATCTGGCCTACGGAATCCATATTACTGATGCTGCCATGGTCACCTGTATGGTATTTGAATACCATAGAGCCCATATACATTTTGTGGACGGCAGCGATGGCGGATATGTCATGGCTTCCAGGCAGTTGAAAGAACAGATGAAAGCACTGGAAAACTCATTTTTAAAAAATGAAGGTGGAGCTCTTTAG
- the sucC gene encoding ADP-forming succinate--CoA ligase subunit beta yields MKIHEYQAKDILKDYGVAVPAGVAADNVEQAVEAAKKMKENGTSLFVVKAQIHAGGRGKGRTKNSDAKGVILCKSIDEVRDAAESLLGDTLVTIQTGEEGQKVKKIYVTDGVDIEQEFYLGILLDRAKSKNVIMVSTEGGVEIEKVAEETPEKIIKEWIEPGMGLQHNQARHLAFALGLEGDAFKKAVKFIMALYNCYVETDASLVEINPLVLTPGGDVYALDAKMTFDDNALFRHKDIQELRDESEENPVELEASKHGLNYIKLDGNVGCMVNGAGLAMATMDIIKLSGGEPANFLDVGGSANVETVKNGFQIILEDQNVKAILINIFGGIVRCDRVANGIIEAVKDPEIAEKVENVPIIVRLQGTNAKEAKEIIDNSDLNVISAVLLKEAAEQVSKVLAA; encoded by the coding sequence ATGAAAATTCACGAGTATCAAGCCAAGGATATTTTAAAAGATTACGGAGTTGCCGTTCCTGCCGGTGTAGCTGCTGATAACGTTGAGCAGGCTGTTGAAGCGGCAAAAAAGATGAAGGAAAACGGCACGTCACTCTTCGTCGTTAAGGCACAGATTCATGCCGGTGGAAGAGGTAAAGGAAGAACCAAGAATAGCGACGCCAAAGGCGTGATCCTCTGCAAAAGCATCGATGAAGTCAGGGATGCCGCCGAATCGCTTCTGGGTGATACCCTGGTTACCATTCAAACCGGTGAGGAAGGTCAGAAGGTTAAGAAGATTTATGTAACCGACGGTGTTGATATCGAACAGGAGTTCTACCTCGGCATACTCCTCGACCGTGCCAAGAGCAAAAACGTAATCATGGTTTCCACCGAAGGCGGTGTTGAAATTGAAAAAGTGGCCGAAGAAACTCCGGAAAAAATTATCAAAGAATGGATCGAGCCTGGCATGGGGCTGCAGCACAACCAAGCCCGCCACCTTGCCTTTGCACTCGGACTCGAAGGCGATGCTTTCAAGAAAGCTGTCAAATTCATCATGGCTCTTTACAACTGCTATGTTGAGACCGATGCCAGCCTGGTAGAGATTAATCCCCTGGTATTGACCCCGGGCGGTGACGTCTATGCCCTGGATGCTAAGATGACTTTCGACGACAATGCACTCTTCCGACATAAAGATATTCAGGAACTGCGCGATGAGTCAGAAGAAAATCCCGTGGAACTGGAAGCTTCCAAGCACGGATTGAACTACATCAAGCTCGATGGAAATGTGGGCTGTATGGTGAATGGTGCAGGTCTGGCCATGGCTACCATGGATATTATCAAACTGTCAGGCGGTGAACCGGCAAACTTTCTGGACGTAGGGGGTAGTGCCAATGTTGAAACCGTTAAAAACGGGTTCCAGATCATCCTGGAAGATCAAAATGTAAAAGCCATACTAATTAACATATTTGGCGGTATTGTACGCTGTGACCGTGTGGCAAATGGAATTATTGAGGCGGTTAAAGATCCTGAAATTGCGGAAAAGGTAGAAAATGTACCTATCATTGTTCGCCTGCAGGGTACCAATGCCAAAGAGGCGAAAGAGATCATCGATAACTCCGATCTCAACGTAATCTCCGCCGTACTCCTAAAAGAAGCAGCTGAACAGGTCTCCAAGGTACTGGCTGCCTGA
- a CDS encoding REP-associated tyrosine transposase gives MKRKTYSEEVNFVTLTVINWIDVFTRRIYNDILIQNLDYCRKRKGLEIFAFVIMTNHLHLIIKSDQCLPAILRDFKTYTSKELVKSITSNPNESRREWMIESFKKAGAINNLNKNHQFWQNGNYPIALFSNKVILQKLDYIHENPVRAGFVDDPSKYYYSSANPNNPLGVKLN, from the coding sequence ATGAAAAGAAAAACCTATTCAGAAGAAGTAAATTTCGTTACTCTGACAGTGATTAACTGGATTGATGTATTTACCAGAAGAATATACAATGATATACTCATCCAAAACTTGGATTATTGTCGAAAGCGTAAAGGACTTGAAATTTTCGCTTTTGTAATAATGACCAATCATCTGCATTTAATCATAAAGTCAGATCAGTGTCTTCCGGCTATTCTTAGAGATTTTAAAACCTACACTTCCAAAGAATTGGTAAAGTCTATAACAAGTAATCCAAATGAGAGCAGAAGAGAATGGATGATAGAATCTTTTAAAAAGGCCGGGGCAATAAATAATTTGAACAAAAACCACCAATTTTGGCAAAATGGAAATTATCCAATTGCCCTATTCAGTAACAAGGTAATTTTACAAAAATTAGATTATATCCATGAGAATCCAGTTAGGGCAGGTTTCGTGGACGATCCTTCTAAGTATTATTATAGCAGTGCAAATCCGAATAATCCTTTGGGAGTTAAGTTAAACTAA
- a CDS encoding HAD family hydrolase, translating to MSKNKQAGNNESQSRMVSIDFWDTLVDAAVGGNERRKVRFDALREIASEYITEMPTAQIEAAAKEASEEFNRVWFNQQRTPKTEELVKTILNTLGIPATQKELDYLVEVFEESLFEGQPAILDGAGKAINALSGNYQLTLISDTMYSPGRVIRNFLKNHELFDYFDSFLFSDEAGYSKPNPNAFRKMLADTGCEAEGSYHIGDRLNTDISGAKKVGMKAILFTGVSMKSNGSDPSANAEPDHECQSWQEVQELLL from the coding sequence ATGAGCAAAAATAAGCAAGCTGGAAATAATGAATCGCAATCCCGTATGGTATCCATTGATTTCTGGGATACCCTGGTCGATGCTGCTGTGGGAGGAAATGAGCGCAGAAAAGTTCGTTTTGATGCCCTTCGGGAGATAGCGTCTGAATATATCACCGAGATGCCGACCGCACAGATAGAAGCCGCAGCCAAAGAGGCCTCGGAAGAGTTTAATAGAGTCTGGTTCAACCAGCAGCGAACTCCAAAAACAGAGGAACTCGTTAAAACGATCTTGAATACTTTGGGTATTCCTGCCACCCAAAAAGAGTTGGACTATCTGGTCGAAGTTTTCGAAGAGTCGCTATTCGAAGGACAGCCGGCTATTTTAGATGGCGCCGGTAAAGCCATCAATGCACTTTCAGGCAACTATCAACTCACCCTTATTTCAGACACCATGTATTCGCCCGGCAGGGTCATACGCAATTTTCTGAAAAATCATGAGCTGTTTGACTATTTCGACTCTTTCCTGTTCAGTGATGAAGCGGGCTATAGCAAACCGAATCCAAATGCATTTCGAAAGATGCTGGCTGATACAGGCTGTGAAGCGGAAGGCTCCTACCACATCGGCGACCGGCTGAATACGGATATTTCAGGCGCCAAAAAAGTGGGAATGAAGGCAATATTATTTACCGGCGTGTCGATGAAAAGCAATGGCTCCGACCCCTCTGCCAACGCCGAGCCCGATCACGAATGCCAAAGCTGGCAGGAAGTTCAGGAGCTGCTTCTGTAA